AGGTTGCCCCATTGGTCCTGGCCACCGGTCTGCAAGGTGCAGCCGTACTCCCGGAACAGGTGCAGGTAGTCCATACCCTGCAACAGCTGGTAGCTGAACTCCGTGTAACTGATGCCCTCGTCGCTGGCCAACCGGGCGGCCACCGCGTCCTTGCGCAGCATGGTGTTGACCCGGAAGTGCTTGCCGATCTCCCGCAGGAAATCCAGGGCGCTCATCGGCGCCGTCCAGTCCAGGTTGTTGACCATGATCGCCGGGTTGGACCCGGCGAACTCCAGGAACGGGCGCACCTGCTGCTGGATCCGGTCGACCCACTCGGCGGTCTGTTCCTTGGTCTTGAGCACCCGCTCGGCGGTCGGCCGGGGATCGCCGATGAGCCCGGTCGAGCCGCCGACCAGGCAGATCACCCGGTGCCCGGCCCGTTGCAGGTGACGCAGCACGATCAACTGCACCAGGTTGCCGAAGTGCAGGCTGGGCGCGGTCGGATCGAAGCCGCAGTAGGCGGTGATCGGTCCGGCGGCCAACGCCTGCGCGAGGGCGTGCTCGTCGGTGGTCAGCGCGACCAGCCCGCGCCAGCGCAACTCGTCGAGCACCGAAGGGGGGGCCGCACTCGCGGTCGGGTCCAGGTCGGTCACGGCAGCGGTCTCAGGCACCGTCCCATCCTGGCAGGTGAGGGCCGGCGAACTCACATCAGCCGACTGTCCCCACCGACCCCCGGGTCGCCCGCGTCCCCCGGCGGTACGCGCTGACCGTCGGGTTGCCGGTCTCCACGAACCGCCAGGGCACGTCCGCGGCGGTCGAGACGCCGACCCGCGGGCCGGCCGCCACGGTGACCGGGTGGCCGTCGCCGGCGCGGACGAGCAGCCGACCGGCCGGGTCGCACACATCCAGGCCGGTGTCCGGGCCGGTCAGCCCGAGGACGGCGGCCAGCCCGGCCGGCCCCCGGGCCAGATCCCGCTCGCGGCGGGCGCCCGGCCGCCGGGCCCAGGCCAGCGGCAACCCGTCGACCACCTCGCCGGCCCGCAGCAACACGGCCGAGGCGGTGCCGTCGGGGCCGGTCACCAGGTTGGCGCACCAGTGCATCCCGTAGACGAAATAGACGTACAGGTGCCCGGCCCGGCCGTACATGATCTCGGAGCGGGCGGTCCGGCGGTAGGCGTGCGAGGCCGGATCCAGCGGGCCGGCGTAGGCCTCGACCTCGGTGAGCCGGACGGCCACCGGGCCCTGCTCGGTCGTGCTGACCAGCACCCGGCCGATCAGGTCGGGGGCGACCACGGTCACGTCGCGGGCGAAGAACCGTCGCGTCAGCGTTCGGCCGAGTCGCACCCGGTCAGCCCAACCACTCCCGGTCGGCGGCGATCCGCGCCCGCAGGTCGGCAATCTGCTCGCGCACCCGGACCGGGGCGGTCCCGCCGACCGCGTCCCGGGAGGCCAGGGACCCGTCGACGGTGAGCACCTCCCGGACGGCCGGGGTCAACGCCGGGTCGATCGCGGCCAGCTCGTCGTCGGTCAGGTCGATCAGGTCCTTGTCCCCGCCCTCGGCGACGGCGACGCAGCGGCCGGCCGCCTCGTGCGCGACCCGGAACGGCACACCCTGCCGCACCAGCCACTCGGCGACGTCGGTGGCCAGCGAGAACCCGGCCGGGGCCATCTGGGCCATCCGCGCGGTGTCGAACCGGAGCGTCGCCGTCATCCCGACGACGGCCGGGAGCAGCAACTCCAGCTGGGCGACCGAGTCGATCAGCGGCTCCTTGTCCTCCTGCAGGTCCCGGTTGTAGGCCAGCGGCAACGCCTTGAGAGTGGCCAGCAATCCGGTGAGGTTGCCGACCAGCCGGCCGGCCTTGCCCCGGGCCAGCTCGGCGATGTCCGGGTTCTTCTTCTGCGGCATGATCGAGGACCCGGTCGCGAACGCGTCGTCCAACCGCGCGTAGCCGAACTCGGCGGTGGTGAAGACGATGACCTCTTCGGCCCACCGAGACACGTTCACCGCGATCATCGCCAGCACGAACGCCAGCTCGGCGGCGAAGTCGCGCGAGGCGGTCGCGTCGATCGAGTTCGGCGCCGGGGCGTCGAAGCCCAGCTCGGCCGCGATGGCCGCCGGGTCGAGCCCCAGCGACGAGCCGGCCAGCGCACCCGAGCCGTACGGGGACACCGCGGCCCGCCGGTCCCAGTCCCGGATCCGGTCCAGGTCCCGGGCCAACGCCTGCGCGTGAGCGGCCAGGTGATGGGCCAGCAGCACGGGCTGGGCGTGCTGGAAGTGGGTGCGGCCGGGCATCGCCGCGCCCGGGTGCGCCTCGGCCTGGTCGAGCAGGGCGGCCTGCAGGTCGGCGACCAGCACGCCGACGCGCCGGGCGTGGTCGCGCAGGTACATCCGGTACAGGGTGGCGACCTGGTCGTTGCGCGACCGGCCGGCCCGCAGCTTGCCACCCAGGTCCTTGCCGGCCCGGTCCAGCAGGCCCCGTTCCAGCGCGGTGTGCACGTCCTCGTCGGCCGGCACCGGGCCGAACGCGCCCGAGGCCACGTCGGCGGCCAGTGCGTCCAGCGCGGCCAGCATGCCGTCGAGCTCGTCGGCGGTGAGCAGGCCGGCCCGGTGCAGTACCCGGGCGTGCGCCCGGGAGCCGGCGATGTCGTACGGGGCCAGCACCCAGTCGAAGTGCGTACTCAGGCTCAGCGCCGCCATCTCGGGGGACGGGCCGGAGGCGAACCGGCCGCCCCACAGCGGTGCCGCAGCGGTGGTCCCGGCAGTGACGGCAGCGACCGGTTCGGGCGTCTCGGAAGGGGCGGACATGGATCAGTCGGTCCCGGCGTCCATGGCGGCGCTGTCGCTGGCCTGCTCGATGGCCTCCAGCTCCGGGGCCTGCACGTCGGCCGGCTGACCGGCAATCGCCGCGGCCTGCCCCGGGCGCAGGGTACCGACCAGGGTGTGCTGGGTGTCCAGCTGCCCCAGGCCCGCGTACAGCTCCAGCTTGGCGCGGGTGTCGGCGATGTCCAGGTTGCGCATGGTCAGCTGCCCGATCCGGTCGCCCGGCCCGAACGCGGCCTCGGCCACCCGCTCCATCGACAGCTTGTCCGGGTGGTAGGACAGGTCGGGGCCGGTGGTGTCCACGATCGTGTAGTCGTTGCCGCGCCGCAGCCGCAGGGTGACCGACCCGGTGATCGCCGAGCCGACCCACCGCTGCAGCGATTCGCGCAGCATCAGGCCCTGCGGGTCCAGCCAGCGGCCCTCGTAGAGCAGCCGACCCAACCGGCGGCCCTGATCGTGATAGGCGGCGACGGTGTCCTCGTTGTGGATGGCGTTGACCAGCCGCTCGTAGGCGATGAACAGCAGCGCCATGCCCGGCGCCTCGTAGATGCCGCGCGACTTGGCCTCGATGATCCGGTTCTCGATCTGGTCGCTCATCCCCAGGCCGTGCCGGCCGCCGATCGCATTGGCCTCCAGCACCAGCTCGACCGGGTCGAGGCTGACCCCGTTGATCGCCACCGGCCGGCCACGCTCGAAGGCGACGGTGACCTCTTCGGGGGCGATCTCGACGGACTGATCCCAGTGCGCCACGCCCATGATCGGCTGCACGAGCTCGACCGAGGCGTCCAGGTGCTCCAGCCGCTTGGCCTCGTGGGTGGCCCCCCAGATATTGGCGTCGGTGGAATAGGCCTTCTCGGCCGAGGCCCGGTAGGGCAGGCCGCGGGCCAGCAGCCACTCGCTCATCTCGGCCCGTCCGCCCAGCTCGGCCACGAACTGCCGGTCCAGCCAGGGCTTGTAGATGCGCAGCCGCGGGTTGGCCAGCAGGCCGTAGCGGTAGAACCGCTCGATGTCGTTGCCCTTGTAGGTCGACCCGTCGCCCCAGATGTCGACCTCGTCGTCGGCCATCGCCCGCACCAGCAGGGTGCCGGTGACGGCCCGGCCCAGCGGGGTGGTGTTGAAGTAGGTCAGCCCGGCCGACCGGATGTGGAACGCCCCGCAGGCCAGGGCGACGAAGCCCTCCTCGACCAGGGCGGCCCGGCAGTCGACGATGCGGGCGATCTCGGCGCCGTATTCCTGGGCCCGGCCCGGGACGCCGGACAGGTCCGGCTCGTCGTACTGGCCCAGGTCAGCGGTGTACGCGCAGGGCACGGCGCCGTTCTCGCGCATCCAGGCGACGGCCACCGAGGTGTCCAGACCGCCGGAGAACGCGATGCCGACCTTTTGCCCCTGGGGCAGCGACTCAAGAACTTTGGACACGAGCAGGCAGCCTATCTGTGCGGGTCGGGCCGCCCGGACGGCGGCGCAGGGTGATGCGGGAGGGCGGGTGGACGGCGGTTCAGGCCCGGCCGGCGGGCTCAGGCATCCCCGGCCGGCGGGCTCAGGAGTCCCCGGCGGCCAGGCCCGCGAGCATCCGGCCGACCTGGGCCCCGGTCAGGCCGTCCCGGGCGACGACCAGGATGGTGTCGTCACCGGCGATGGTGCCGACGATATCGGCCAGGCTGGCCCGGTCGATGGCCGACGCCAGGTACTGCGCGGCCCCCGGCGGGGTGCGCAGCACGGCCAGGTTGGCCGAGCCGTCGAAGGACAGCAGCAGCTCGCCGAGCAACCGCGCGAGCCGGTCGGTGCCGCCCGCCATCGGCCGCGGATGCCCGTCCTCGGGGATCCGGTAGACCGGCGGGCCGCCGTCCACGCCGCGCAGCTTGAGCGCGCCGAGCTCCTCCAGGTCCCGGGACAGGGTGGCCTGGGTGACCGACAGGCCGGCCTGTGACAGCAATGCCATCAGCTCGGTCTGCGAGCGGATCTCGTGGTCGCGGATCAGATCGGTGATCCGGCCGTGCCGGGCCGCCTTGGTCGCCAACGGGTTCACGGCGCGCCCGTCAGCGCCCGTCGGGGGCGAGCAGGAAGGCCAGCAGGGCCTTCTGCGCGTGCAACCGGTTCTCGGCCTCGTCCCAGACCGCCGACGACGCGCCGTCGATGACCTCGTCGGTGATCTCGAAGCCGCGGTGCGCGGGCAGGCAGTGCAGCACGATCGCGTCCTGGTTGGCCCGGGCCAGCAGCTCGCGGTTGATCTGGTACGGCCGGAACGGGCCGACCCGATCCAGGCCGTCGTTCTCCTGGCCCATGGACACCCAGGTGTCGGTGACCAGCACGTCGCAGCCGTCGACCGCGGCGTGCGGGTCGGTGATCAGCTCGACGGTGGCCCCGGTCTGGGCGCCGCGCTGCCGGGCGGCGGCCACGAACTCCGGGTGCGGATCGAAGCCGGCCGGGGCGCTGACCCGCACGTGCAGGCCGGCATTGGCGCCGCCCAGCATCAGCGAGTGGGCCATGTTGTTGGCCCCGTCGCCCAGGTAGGTCAGGGTGAGTCCGGCCAACCGGCCCTTGCGTTCGCGGATCGTCTGCAGGTCGGCCAGCACCTGGCAGGGGTGGAACTCGTCGGTCAGCGCGTTGATCACCGGCACCCGGGACACCCCGGCCAGCGCGTCGATCCGGCGCTGGGCGAAGGTGCGGATGGCCACGGCGTCGACGAACCGGGACAGCACCCGGGAGGTGTCCTCGATCGTCTCCTCGCGGCCGAGCTGGCTGGTGCGGCCGTCCACGATCACCGGCTGTCCGCCCAGCTGGGCGATGCCGACCTCGAACGAGAGCCGGGTGCGGGTGGAGTTCTTCTCGAACACCACCGCGATCGCCTTGCCGGCCAACGGTGTGTAGCCGGTGCGGTCCTTCTTGAAGGTGTCGGCGGTGTCCAGCAGAGCGGTCAGCTCGTCCGGGGTGACGTCGTCGTCCCGCAGGTAGTGCCGGACCGGCGCGGTGGTCATTTCTTCTCCTCGGTGGCGGTGTCCAGGATCGCGGGCAGGGCGGCGACGAACGAGTCGGCCTGCTCGGTGGTCAGGGTCAGCGGCGGGGCCAGCCGGATCACGTCCGGGGCCGGGGCATTGACGATGAAGCCGGCGTGCCGGGCGGCCAGCGCGGCGGCCGCGGAGATCGGGGCGGTCAGCACGATCCCCAGCAGCAGGCCCTGGCCGCGCACGTGGTCGATCGCCGGGTGACCCAGCTCTTCCACGGCGGTGGCCAGGTGCTTGCCCAGCGTGCCGACATGGTCGAGCAGGCCCTCGGTCTCGATGGTGCGCAGCACGGCCAGCGCCGCGGCCGCGCACACCGGGTTACCGGCGAAGGTGCTGCCGTGCTGGCCGGGTTGCAGCAACGATGCGGCCTGCCCGTAGCCGATCGCGGCGCCGATCGGCAGCCCCCCGCCGAGCCCCTTGGCCAGCGTGACGATGTCCGGGGTGATGCCCAGCCGCTGGTGGGCCAGCCAGGTCCCGGTCCGGCCGATGCCGGTCTGGACCTCGTCCAGGACCAGCAGCGCGCCGCGGTCGGCGGTGATCCGGCGGGCCGCGACCAGGTAGCCGTCGGGCGCCGGCACCACGCCGGCCTCGCCGAGGATCGGCTCCAGGAACACCGCCGCGGTGTCCTGGTCGACCGCCGCGTCCAGCGCGGCCACGTCGCCGTAGGGCACGAACCGGGCGCCGGGCGGCATCGGTTCGAACGGCGCCCGTTTGGCCGGCTGCCCGGTGATGGACAGCGCGCCCATCGTGCGGCCATGGAACGCGCCCTCGGCGGCGATGATGGTCGGCCGGCCGGTCAGCCGGGCCATCTTGAACGCGGCCTCGTTGGCCTCGGCCCCGGAGTTGGTGAAGATGACCCGGCCGGACTCGCCGGCCCCGCTGATGTCCTGCAGCTTCTCGGCCAGGTCCAGCACGGTCGGGTGGGTGAAGAAGTTGGACACGTGACCCAGGGTGGCGATCTGGGTGCTGACGGCGGCCACGATCGCCGGGTGCGCGTGACCCAGGGCGTTGACCGCGATCCCGCCGAGCAGGTCCAGGTACTGCTGGCCGTCGGCGTCGACGACGACGGCGCCCCGGCCGCTGACCAGCTCGACCGGCGGCGTACCGAAGTTGTTCATCAGGGCGTGCGACCAGCGCTGCCCGGCGGATGCGTTGCTCATGCGTGTTCTTCCAGGTGGGGGAGGACCATCGTGCCGACGCCCTCGGTGGTGACGATCTCCAGCAGGACGGCGTGCGGGACGCGGCCGTCGATGACGTGCGCGGCGGCCACTCCCCCGCGGACGGCGCGCAGGCAGCCCTCCATCTTGGGCACCATGCCCGCCTCCAAACTGGGCAGCAGCGCCTCCAGCGCGTCCGCGCCGATCTTGGACAGCAGCGAGCCGCGGTCCGGCCAGTTGGCGTAGACCCCTTCGACGTCGGTGAGCATGACCAGCTTGGCGGCGTCCAGCGCGACGGCCAGGGCGGCCGCGGCGGTGTCGGCGTTGACGTTGTGCACCACCCCGTCCGCGTCCGGGGCGACCGTGGAGACCACCGGGATGCGGCCGGCGTCGACCAGATCCAGGACCGCGTCCGGGTTGACCGCGACCACGTCGCCGACCAGCCCGACGTCGGTCGGCACCCCGTCGACCAGCACGTCCCGGCGGGCGGCGGTGAACAGGTTGGCGTCCTCGCCGGACATGCCCACGGCCAGCGGGCCGTGCGTGTTGATCAGGTTGACCAGTTCCCGGCCGACCTGACCGACAAGCACCATCCGGACGATGTCCATGGTCTCCGGGGTGGTGACCCGGAAGCCGCCCTTGAACTCGCCCGGCACGCCGAGCCGCTTGAGCATCGCGCTGATCTGCGGGCCGCCGCCGTGCACCACCACCGGGCGCAGGCCGACGGTGCGCAGGAACACCATGTCGGCGGCGAAGGCCTGCTTGAGCGCGTCGTCGGTCATCGCGTTGCCGCCGTACTTGACCACGACGATCTGGCCGGCGAACCGGCGCAGCCAGGGCAGCGCGTCGGCCAGCACCTCGGCCCGCTGCCGGGCGTGCTCGAGCTGGGACAGCTCGCGGGGCTCGAACTCGGTCCGCGTGGTGCTCATGTCGAGTAGGCCGAGTTCTCGTGGACGTAGGCGTGGGACAGGTCGTTGGTCAGCACGGTGGCCGTCTCGGTGCCGGCGTGCAGGTCGATGATCACGTGCGCCTGCCGCCCGGTCAGGTCGAC
This genomic window from Nakamurella multipartita DSM 44233 contains:
- a CDS encoding DNA-3-methyladenine glycosylase gives rise to the protein MRLGRTLTRRFFARDVTVVAPDLIGRVLVSTTEQGPVAVRLTEVEAYAGPLDPASHAYRRTARSEIMYGRAGHLYVYFVYGMHWCANLVTGPDGTASAVLLRAGEVVDGLPLAWARRPGARRERDLARGPAGLAAVLGLTGPDTGLDVCDPAGRLLVRAGDGHPVTVAAGPRVGVSTAADVPWRFVETGNPTVSAYRRGTRATRGSVGTVG
- the argF gene encoding ornithine carbamoyltransferase, with protein sequence MTTAPVRHYLRDDDVTPDELTALLDTADTFKKDRTGYTPLAGKAIAVVFEKNSTRTRLSFEVGIAQLGGQPVIVDGRTSQLGREETIEDTSRVLSRFVDAVAIRTFAQRRIDALAGVSRVPVINALTDEFHPCQVLADLQTIRERKGRLAGLTLTYLGDGANNMAHSLMLGGANAGLHVRVSAPAGFDPHPEFVAAARQRGAQTGATVELITDPHAAVDGCDVLVTDTWVSMGQENDGLDRVGPFRPYQINRELLARANQDAIVLHCLPAHRGFEITDEVIDGASSAVWDEAENRLHAQKALLAFLLAPDGR
- a CDS encoding acetylornithine transaminase — protein: MSNASAGQRWSHALMNNFGTPPVELVSGRGAVVVDADGQQYLDLLGGIAVNALGHAHPAIVAAVSTQIATLGHVSNFFTHPTVLDLAEKLQDISGAGESGRVIFTNSGAEANEAAFKMARLTGRPTIIAAEGAFHGRTMGALSITGQPAKRAPFEPMPPGARFVPYGDVAALDAAVDQDTAAVFLEPILGEAGVVPAPDGYLVAARRITADRGALLVLDEVQTGIGRTGTWLAHQRLGITPDIVTLAKGLGGGLPIGAAIGYGQAASLLQPGQHGSTFAGNPVCAAAALAVLRTIETEGLLDHVGTLGKHLATAVEELGHPAIDHVRGQGLLLGIVLTAPISAAAALAARHAGFIVNAPAPDVIRLAPPLTLTTEQADSFVAALPAILDTATEEKK
- the argG gene encoding argininosuccinate synthase; protein product: MSKVLESLPQGQKVGIAFSGGLDTSVAVAWMRENGAVPCAYTADLGQYDEPDLSGVPGRAQEYGAEIARIVDCRAALVEEGFVALACGAFHIRSAGLTYFNTTPLGRAVTGTLLVRAMADDEVDIWGDGSTYKGNDIERFYRYGLLANPRLRIYKPWLDRQFVAELGGRAEMSEWLLARGLPYRASAEKAYSTDANIWGATHEAKRLEHLDASVELVQPIMGVAHWDQSVEIAPEEVTVAFERGRPVAINGVSLDPVELVLEANAIGGRHGLGMSDQIENRIIEAKSRGIYEAPGMALLFIAYERLVNAIHNEDTVAAYHDQGRRLGRLLYEGRWLDPQGLMLRESLQRWVGSAITGSVTLRLRRGNDYTIVDTTGPDLSYHPDKLSMERVAEAAFGPGDRIGQLTMRNLDIADTRAKLELYAGLGQLDTQHTLVGTLRPGQAAAIAGQPADVQAPELEAIEQASDSAAMDAGTD
- the argB gene encoding acetylglutamate kinase, yielding MSTTRTEFEPRELSQLEHARQRAEVLADALPWLRRFAGQIVVVKYGGNAMTDDALKQAFAADMVFLRTVGLRPVVVHGGGPQISAMLKRLGVPGEFKGGFRVTTPETMDIVRMVLVGQVGRELVNLINTHGPLAVGMSGEDANLFTAARRDVLVDGVPTDVGLVGDVVAVNPDAVLDLVDAGRIPVVSTVAPDADGVVHNVNADTAAAALAVALDAAKLVMLTDVEGVYANWPDRGSLLSKIGADALEALLPSLEAGMVPKMEGCLRAVRGGVAAAHVIDGRVPHAVLLEIVTTEGVGTMVLPHLEEHA
- the argH gene encoding argininosuccinate lyase, yielding MSAPSETPEPVAAVTAGTTAAAPLWGGRFASGPSPEMAALSLSTHFDWVLAPYDIAGSRAHARVLHRAGLLTADELDGMLAALDALAADVASGAFGPVPADEDVHTALERGLLDRAGKDLGGKLRAGRSRNDQVATLYRMYLRDHARRVGVLVADLQAALLDQAEAHPGAAMPGRTHFQHAQPVLLAHHLAAHAQALARDLDRIRDWDRRAAVSPYGSGALAGSSLGLDPAAIAAELGFDAPAPNSIDATASRDFAAELAFVLAMIAVNVSRWAEEVIVFTTAEFGYARLDDAFATGSSIMPQKKNPDIAELARGKAGRLVGNLTGLLATLKALPLAYNRDLQEDKEPLIDSVAQLELLLPAVVGMTATLRFDTARMAQMAPAGFSLATDVAEWLVRQGVPFRVAHEAAGRCVAVAEGGDKDLIDLTDDELAAIDPALTPAVREVLTVDGSLASRDAVGGTAPVRVREQIADLRARIAADREWLG
- a CDS encoding arginine repressor; translated protein: MNPLATKAARHGRITDLIRDHEIRSQTELMALLSQAGLSVTQATLSRDLEELGALKLRGVDGGPPVYRIPEDGHPRPMAGGTDRLARLLGELLLSFDGSANLAVLRTPPGAAQYLASAIDRASLADIVGTIAGDDTILVVARDGLTGAQVGRMLAGLAAGDS